A single genomic interval of Brevundimonas diminuta harbors:
- a CDS encoding SH3 domain-containing protein, whose amino-acid sequence MSNKIFKTGLATAAALAAMVTAAPMSAQAQANGVTNCDAPGGRQRAGALIGAVVGGVVGSNLARNERTAGTIVGAGAGAAAGSYIGCNQQRARAASASSGAQYRASSNLRIRSGPGTNYRQAGTLSAGQPFTAIGSQGEWVQIAGGGWVNAHYVTAN is encoded by the coding sequence ATGTCGAACAAGATTTTCAAGACCGGTCTGGCCACCGCTGCCGCCCTGGCCGCCATGGTGACCGCCGCCCCGATGTCCGCCCAGGCCCAGGCCAACGGCGTGACCAACTGTGACGCCCCTGGCGGTCGCCAACGTGCGGGCGCCCTGATCGGCGCCGTCGTCGGCGGCGTGGTGGGCTCGAACCTCGCCCGCAACGAGCGTACGGCCGGCACCATCGTCGGCGCGGGCGCCGGCGCCGCCGCCGGTTCTTACATCGGCTGCAACCAGCAGCGCGCCCGCGCGGCTTCGGCCTCCAGCGGCGCCCAATATCGCGCTTCGTCGAACCTGCGCATCCGCAGCGGCCCCGGCACCAACTACCGCCAAGCCGGCACGCTGTCGGCCGGCCAGCCTTTCACCGCCATCGGTTCGCAAGGCGAGTGGGTGCAGATCGCAGGCGGTGGTTGGGTGAACGCCCACTACGTCACGGCCAACTAA
- a CDS encoding RidA family protein: MITRIQPGARMSEAVVHGDTIYLSGQVGEPGDDVATQTRTALAEIEALLAEAGSDKSKILMAQIWLADIADFEAMNSVWDAWVDTSNPPARATGESRLASPDYKVEIIVIAAKA; this comes from the coding sequence ATGATCACCCGCATCCAGCCCGGCGCCCGCATGAGCGAGGCCGTCGTCCACGGCGACACCATCTATCTGTCGGGCCAGGTCGGCGAACCCGGCGACGACGTGGCGACGCAGACCCGAACGGCGCTGGCCGAGATCGAGGCGCTGCTGGCCGAGGCCGGCAGCGACAAGTCCAAGATCCTGATGGCCCAGATCTGGCTGGCGGATATCGCCGACTTCGAGGCGATGAACAGCGTCTGGGACGCCTGGGTCGACACCTCCAACCCGCCGGCCCGCGCCACCGGCGAAAGCCGGCTGGCGTCGCCCGACTATAAGGTCGAGATCATCGTAATCGCCGCCAAAGCCTGA
- a CDS encoding lysine--tRNA ligase — MLQNLETLAREAKSWPFEQARNLLAHVLKKRLGETERAEARALIDAGKADEALAAFPALQRPVILETGYGPSGLPHMGTFGEVARTTMVRNAFSALTGDHWPTRLIAFSDDMDGLRKVPEGVPNPEMLREDLHLSLTRVRDPFGTHDSFGAHNNARLRAFLDSFGFDYEFMSSTETYRSGRFDATLLTLLERFDAVQAIMLPTLGEERRATYSPFLPVSPITGHVLQVPTLARNVEKGTITFEDPAGEPGNRTEVPVTGGHVKLQWKPDWAMRWVALDIDYEMSGKDLIESVRESSKVCRAMGGTPPEGFNYELFLDIEGKKISKSKGNGLTMDEWLRYGTPESLSWYMFQSPKSAKSLHFNVIPRAIDDYLAFIESYKTQEPAKRIDNAVWSIHAGDPPTHTSPVSFALLLNLVGVANASTKDQLWAYFAKYLPDATPQNEPLLDRLMDHALNYYEDFVKPSKSYRLPDDKEKAALLDLAERLKALPADTTDGELIQNEVYAVGKAHAFEPLRAWFGALYEVLLGASQGPRFGSFAAIYGLPQTIALIEAGANGELAQP, encoded by the coding sequence ATGCTTCAGAACCTCGAAACCCTCGCCCGCGAGGCCAAGTCCTGGCCCTTCGAACAAGCCCGCAACCTGCTGGCCCACGTTCTGAAGAAACGGCTGGGCGAGACCGAACGAGCCGAAGCGCGCGCCCTGATCGACGCCGGCAAGGCGGATGAAGCCTTGGCAGCCTTTCCCGCCTTGCAGCGCCCGGTGATCCTTGAGACCGGCTATGGCCCATCGGGCCTGCCACACATGGGCACCTTCGGCGAGGTCGCCCGCACGACCATGGTGCGCAACGCCTTTAGCGCGCTGACCGGCGACCACTGGCCCACGCGCCTGATCGCCTTCTCCGACGACATGGACGGCCTACGCAAGGTGCCGGAAGGCGTGCCGAACCCGGAGATGCTGCGCGAGGACCTGCATCTGTCCCTGACGCGGGTGCGCGATCCCTTCGGCACCCACGACAGCTTCGGCGCGCACAACAACGCCCGCCTGCGCGCCTTCCTCGACAGCTTCGGCTTCGACTACGAGTTCATGTCCTCGACCGAGACCTACAGGTCGGGCCGGTTCGACGCGACGCTGCTGACGCTTCTGGAACGGTTCGACGCGGTCCAGGCCATCATGCTGCCGACCCTGGGCGAGGAGCGCCGCGCCACCTATTCGCCCTTCCTGCCCGTCAGCCCGATCACCGGCCATGTGCTGCAGGTCCCGACCCTGGCGCGTAACGTCGAAAAGGGCACGATCACCTTCGAAGACCCCGCCGGCGAGCCGGGCAACCGCACCGAGGTGCCGGTCACGGGCGGCCATGTGAAGCTGCAATGGAAGCCCGACTGGGCCATGCGCTGGGTCGCGCTGGACATCGACTACGAGATGTCGGGCAAGGACCTGATCGAGAGCGTGCGCGAAAGCTCCAAGGTCTGCCGCGCCATGGGCGGCACCCCGCCCGAAGGTTTCAACTACGAGCTCTTCCTCGACATCGAGGGCAAGAAGATCTCCAAGTCCAAGGGCAACGGCCTGACGATGGACGAGTGGCTGCGCTACGGCACGCCCGAGAGCCTGTCGTGGTACATGTTCCAGTCGCCGAAGTCGGCCAAGAGCCTGCACTTCAACGTCATTCCGCGCGCCATCGACGACTATCTGGCCTTCATCGAAAGCTACAAGACCCAGGAGCCGGCCAAGCGGATCGACAACGCCGTCTGGTCGATCCATGCGGGCGATCCGCCGACCCACACGTCGCCGGTGTCCTTCGCCCTGCTGCTGAACCTGGTCGGCGTGGCCAACGCCTCGACCAAGGACCAGCTGTGGGCCTATTTCGCCAAATACCTGCCTGACGCGACGCCGCAGAACGAGCCGCTGCTGGACCGGCTGATGGACCACGCGCTGAACTACTACGAGGACTTCGTGAAGCCCTCGAAGTCCTATCGCCTGCCGGACGACAAGGAAAAGGCGGCCCTGCTGGACCTGGCCGAACGGCTGAAGGCCCTGCCGGCCGACACCACCGACGGCGAACTGATCCAGAACGAGGTCTATGCCGTCGGCAAGGCCCACGCATTCGAGCCGCTGCGAGCCTGGTTCGGCGCGCTCTATGAGGTGCTGCTGGGCGCCAGCCAAGGGCCGCGCTTTGGTTCGTTCGCCGCCATCTACGGCCTGCCGCAGACGATCGCCCTGATCGAAGCGGGCGCAAACGGAGAACTGGCGCAACCTTGA
- a CDS encoding Lrp/AsnC family transcriptional regulator, producing the protein MSLLDPLDQRLLQRLRADGRISNAGLASAVGLSPSACLRRVRRLEERGVIRGYAAVLANDSDDGVVAYVEITLEKQTDDHMRRFEAAVRNHPEIRDCYLMAGEADYIVRAVAPDIAAYEVIHKDVLSRLPGVSRIHSSLAIRNVLAARG; encoded by the coding sequence GTGTCCCTGCTCGATCCTCTCGACCAACGCCTCCTTCAACGCCTCCGCGCCGACGGGCGCATCAGCAATGCAGGCCTGGCCTCCGCCGTCGGTCTGTCGCCTTCCGCCTGCCTGCGGCGGGTGCGGCGGCTGGAAGAACGCGGGGTGATCCGGGGCTATGCCGCCGTCCTGGCCAACGACAGCGACGACGGCGTCGTCGCCTATGTCGAGATCACGCTGGAGAAGCAGACCGACGACCACATGCGCCGGTTCGAGGCGGCCGTCCGCAACCACCCGGAAATCCGCGACTGCTATCTGATGGCGGGCGAGGCCGACTACATTGTCCGCGCCGTGGCGCCCGACATCGCCGCCTATGAGGTGATCCACAAGGACGTCCTGTCGCGCCTGCCGGGGGTGTCGCGCATCCACTCCAGCCTGGCGATCCGCAACGTCCTGGCGGCGCGCGGCTGA